One Polaribacter sp. SA4-12 genomic window carries:
- a CDS encoding polysaccharide biosynthesis protein, with amino-acid sequence MIRNFFLKALNKYASKWVVFVIDIILICFAFIVAYSIRFDISLNFDTSILISQLVLVVIIAAISFLIIGSYKGIIRHTGTKDVFNVFVGVTIFSMTISFMMVVNQLFRINTSFTIPKSIVLIHYLVSVFVLIISRYVFKAFYEVISTELNSITNALIYGAGDSGIITYGALNREREGNYQIFGFIDDDKNKVNKKIDRIKIYDFSKITKEFIEKNEISEVIISIQKIKPSKLLEITDKLIALNLDVKIVPPLSKWIEGNLQANQIKQINIEDLLDRAPIIIDNPIVQRKVNDKIVLVSGAAGSIGSEISRQLSLYSCKLIVLIDQAESPLYDLQQELIQKGVTNFVAIVSDVRDKHKMSRIFKKYKPERVFHAAAYKHVPLMEKSPYEAIKVNVLGTKNLVDLSIENEIERFVMVSTDKAVNPTNVMGASKRIAELYISCSSKQSEKTKFTTTRFGNVLGSNGSVIPLFKRQIDNGGPLTVTDKEITRYFMTIPEACSLVLEAGTMGKGGEIYIFDMGKSVKIFEIAKRMIHLSGLKYPEDIDIKITGLRPGEKLYEELLADGENTIKTYHEKIMIAKTQKIDDIYFKSKIDDLSCGFNKLDNQELVSLMKNLVPEYVSNNSEFETLDKVS; translated from the coding sequence ATGATAAGAAATTTTTTTTTAAAAGCCCTCAACAAATATGCCTCTAAGTGGGTTGTTTTTGTTATTGACATTATACTTATTTGTTTTGCGTTCATTGTAGCGTATTCTATTAGATTTGATATTAGTCTTAATTTTGATACTTCAATTTTAATATCACAACTAGTACTTGTTGTAATAATTGCGGCTATAAGTTTTTTAATTATTGGTTCCTATAAAGGGATTATAAGACATACGGGCACTAAAGATGTTTTTAATGTATTTGTAGGGGTTACAATTTTTAGTATGACTATTAGTTTTATGATGGTTGTAAATCAATTATTTAGGATAAACACAAGTTTCACCATCCCAAAATCTATTGTCCTTATTCATTATTTAGTTTCTGTCTTTGTTTTAATTATAAGTAGATATGTTTTTAAAGCATTTTATGAAGTTATATCTACAGAATTAAATTCAATCACAAATGCATTAATTTATGGAGCTGGAGATTCCGGTATAATCACCTATGGAGCTTTAAATAGAGAACGTGAAGGGAATTATCAAATTTTTGGATTTATTGATGATGATAAAAATAAAGTAAATAAAAAAATTGATAGAATTAAAATATACGATTTTTCTAAAATCACTAAAGAATTCATAGAAAAAAATGAAATTAGTGAAGTAATTATTTCAATTCAAAAAATAAAACCAAGTAAACTTTTAGAAATTACAGATAAATTAATAGCATTAAATTTAGATGTTAAGATTGTTCCTCCATTATCAAAATGGATTGAAGGAAATTTACAAGCGAATCAAATTAAACAAATTAATATTGAAGATTTATTAGATAGAGCTCCAATTATTATCGATAACCCAATTGTACAAAGAAAAGTAAATGATAAAATTGTATTAGTTTCTGGAGCCGCAGGTTCAATTGGAAGCGAAATTTCTAGGCAATTAAGTTTGTATTCATGTAAATTGATTGTTTTAATAGATCAAGCAGAATCACCACTTTATGATTTACAACAAGAATTAATTCAAAAAGGTGTTACTAATTTTGTAGCGATTGTCTCTGATGTCAGAGATAAGCATAAAATGTCTCGGATTTTTAAAAAATATAAACCAGAAAGAGTCTTTCATGCAGCAGCATATAAACATGTGCCATTAATGGAGAAATCACCGTATGAAGCCATAAAAGTAAATGTTTTAGGAACAAAAAACTTAGTAGATTTATCCATAGAAAATGAAATTGAGCGTTTTGTGATGGTTTCCACAGATAAAGCGGTGAATCCAACAAATGTTATGGGAGCTTCTAAAAGAATTGCAGAGTTGTATATTAGTTGTTCAAGTAAGCAGTCAGAAAAGACAAAGTTTACAACGACTAGATTTGGAAATGTATTAGGTTCTAACGGTTCTGTAATTCCTTTATTTAAAAGACAAATAGACAATGGAGGGCCTTTAACGGTTACTGATAAAGAAATTACAAGGTATTTCATGACAATTCCTGAAGCATGTAGCTTGGTTTTGGAAGCTGGTACAATGGGAAAAGGTGGAGAGATCTATATATTTGATATGGGGAAATCTGTTAAGATTTTTGAAATCGCTAAAAGAATGATTCATTTATCAGGATTAAAATATCCAGAAGATATAGATATAAAAATAACTGGGTTAAGACCTGGTGAAAAATTATATGAAGAGTTATTAGCTGATGGAGAAAACACGATAAAAACATATCATGAAAAAATAATGATTGCTAAAACCCAAAAAATAGATGATATTTATTTTAAATCAAAAATAGATGATTTATCATGTGGTTTTAATAAATTAGACAACCAAGAGTTGGTTTCATTAATGAAAAATTTAGTTCCAGAATACGTTTCTAATAATTCAGAATTTGAAACATTAGATAAAGTTAGTTAG
- a CDS encoding polysaccharide biosynthesis/export family protein encodes MLKTRSMNSNYLLFVFLSVYFFSSCVSKKEIIYFQNDEIDQSKVSNSYKTIIKPDDLLQITITALDTEAVKPFNLSAVTYSTSSNSAIGVAQQQSYLVDNSGEIDFPVIGKLKIGGLSRDEVINLLKEKLEPDYILNPNINIRIANYKISVLGDVRQPGAYTIPNERITILEAIALAGDINISGKRDNIMVQREEDGQKIQYRVNLLSNNINISPVYYLQQNDVVYVEPNYARIQSASSNSNTSLFISVTGLIITIVSILTR; translated from the coding sequence ATGCTTAAAACAAGAAGTATGAATAGCAATTATTTGTTATTCGTTTTTTTATCAGTTTACTTTTTTTCGTCATGTGTATCTAAAAAAGAGATTATATATTTTCAAAATGATGAAATAGATCAATCTAAAGTCAGTAATAGTTATAAAACAATTATAAAACCAGATGATTTATTACAAATTACGATTACTGCACTAGATACTGAGGCAGTGAAACCTTTTAATTTGTCTGCAGTTACCTATTCTACATCCTCTAACTCTGCTATTGGTGTTGCGCAGCAACAAAGCTATTTAGTAGATAATAGTGGTGAAATTGATTTTCCTGTGATTGGTAAGTTGAAAATTGGAGGTTTGTCAAGGGATGAAGTTATTAACTTACTTAAAGAAAAACTTGAGCCTGATTATATTTTAAATCCCAATATAAATATTAGAATTGCCAACTATAAAATTAGTGTTTTAGGTGACGTTCGACAACCAGGTGCCTATACGATTCCGAATGAAAGAATTACTATTTTAGAAGCTATTGCCTTAGCAGGAGATATAAATATATCAGGTAAACGTGATAATATAATGGTTCAAAGAGAAGAAGATGGACAAAAAATACAATACAGAGTAAATTTGTTATCTAATAATATAAATATTTCTCCAGTGTATTATTTACAACAAAATGATGTGGTATATGTTGAACCCAATTATGCTAGAATTCAATCGGCATCTTCAAACTCAAATACCAGTTTATTTATTTCAGTAACTGGTTTAATAATAACAATAGTTTCTATACTTACTCGCTAA